The Salvia miltiorrhiza cultivar Shanhuang (shh) chromosome 1, IMPLAD_Smil_shh, whole genome shotgun sequence genome has a window encoding:
- the LOC131007291 gene encoding LOW QUALITY PROTEIN: uncharacterized protein LOC131007291 (The sequence of the model RefSeq protein was modified relative to this genomic sequence to represent the inferred CDS: inserted 1 base in 1 codon; deleted 1 base in 1 codon) translates to MMRFSTIPVAEYMEEVLTNPKAGFYMNRDVFGFGAKGDFITSPEVSQMFGEMIGVWAVCLWEQMGQPDRINLVELGPGRGTLMADLLRGVSKFKNFTASLQLHLVECSPALHQLQYQNLKCMDEDXSGTRCISTLAGNPVSWHAMLEQVPTGCKEFLFYDS, encoded by the exons ATGATGAGATTTTCTACCATTCCAGTTGCTGAGTACATGGAGGAAGTTTTAACGAATCCGAAAGCCGGATTTTACATGAATCGTGATGTTTTTGGA TTTGGAGCCAAGGGGGACTTCATTACGTCCCCGGAAGTCAGCCAGATGTTTGGAGAG ATGATTGGTGTTTGGGCAGTGTGCCTATGGGAGCAAATGGGACAGCCTGATAGGATCAACCTAGTCGAGCTTGGACCGGGCAGAGGAACTCTGATGGCCGATCTTCTGCGT GGTGTATCCAAGTTCAAGAATTTCACAGCTTCTTTGCAATTACATTTGGTTGAATGCAGCCCAGCGCTGCACCAACTCCAGTATCAGAACTTGAAGTGCATGGATGAAG GCTCTGGTACAAGGTGCATTAGCACATTAGCAGGGAATCCTGTGTCGTGGCATGCAATGCTTGAGCAGGTTCCTACAGGATGTAAGGAATTCCtgttttatgattcataa